A genome region from Cryomorphaceae bacterium 1068 includes the following:
- a CDS encoding sensor histidine kinase encodes MGKNRVTPLILLIFDLSQLIIGRMQSEEFVLIFGTSLFLILAGFIVLFAVQYRKEQLKFTIEKQRFKQEILQAEVEIREKTLEDVGKELHDNLGQIASLTRINLAGMRSGHSNPEKVDQSITLMDKLIEEMRNLSHQLNDGVQMRLSLSEQIEQDVRRLNNLEGLEVCFSMNAPALHMSGDKAVLIYRIFQEALSNVLKHSQANELSIRVEEEEKNIKLTVEDNGIGLPVENLKQDGIGMKNMRSRAALLGAEFSVSNRNPKGTALSLKLNKEKLNEQN; translated from the coding sequence TTGGGTAAGAATAGAGTCACTCCACTCATACTTCTTATCTTCGACCTATCGCAACTGATAATAGGAAGAATGCAAAGCGAAGAGTTTGTACTCATATTCGGAACTTCACTTTTTTTGATTTTAGCAGGATTCATCGTGCTTTTTGCGGTTCAATACAGGAAAGAACAGTTGAAGTTCACTATTGAAAAGCAACGCTTCAAGCAAGAGATTCTACAAGCTGAAGTGGAGATCAGAGAGAAGACTTTAGAAGATGTGGGCAAGGAGCTTCACGATAATCTGGGACAAATCGCCTCTTTAACGCGAATCAACTTGGCAGGAATGCGATCAGGACACAGCAATCCCGAGAAGGTAGATCAATCCATTACCTTAATGGATAAGCTCATCGAGGAAATGCGCAATCTTTCACATCAATTGAATGATGGCGTTCAGATGCGACTCAGCCTTTCTGAACAGATAGAACAGGACGTAAGAAGATTGAATAATTTAGAAGGTCTAGAGGTATGTTTTTCAATGAATGCACCCGCCTTGCACATGTCTGGAGATAAAGCCGTACTGATTTACCGCATTTTTCAAGAAGCACTAAGCAATGTTCTCAAGCATTCTCAGGCAAACGAACTCAGTATACGTGTAGAAGAGGAAGAAAAAAATATTAAATTAACCGTCGAAGACAATGGGATAGGACTCCCTGTAGAGAATTTAAAGCAAGACGGTATTGGTATGAAAAACATGCGATCGAGGGCCGCATTGTTGGGAGCTGAATTTTCAGTATCCAATCGAAATCCCAAGGGAACTGCTTTATCCTTAAAGCTGAACAAAGAAAAATTGAATGAGCAAAATTAG
- a CDS encoding response regulator transcription factor yields the protein MSKIRIGVVDDHRLFREGIANMIEDWEGPYEVILQADNGVDLMKKLEENESDPHILIMDSEMPLMNGAQTTFKVKDEYPEIMILALTMLDGRTDFMRLVKAGIDGFLNKNTSPEEVREALDRLIDSGHYFKGGQLDQMLLLLRTNDSPFKEVQSLTDKELMFIQYATSELTYKTIAERMSVSEKTIDGYRTKVFEKLDVKTRVGMVIRAVQEKLVKL from the coding sequence ATGAGCAAAATTAGAATTGGCGTTGTAGACGATCACAGGCTTTTCAGAGAAGGTATTGCAAATATGATTGAGGACTGGGAAGGACCTTATGAAGTTATTCTTCAAGCCGACAATGGAGTCGACCTAATGAAAAAACTGGAAGAGAACGAAAGCGACCCACATATCCTCATTATGGATTCAGAAATGCCCTTGATGAATGGAGCTCAAACCACCTTTAAGGTCAAAGATGAATATCCCGAAATTATGATTCTTGCTTTGACGATGCTCGATGGAAGAACGGACTTTATGCGATTGGTTAAAGCGGGAATAGATGGCTTTTTGAATAAAAATACGAGTCCCGAAGAGGTAAGAGAAGCCTTGGACCGACTAATCGATTCAGGCCATTATTTCAAAGGAGGGCAGCTAGATCAAATGCTTCTTCTTCTTCGGACCAACGATAGTCCGTTTAAAGAAGTTCAATCATTGACGGATAAAGAGTTGATGTTCATCCAATATGCCACATCCGAACTAACGTATAAAACAATAGCTGAGAGGATGTCGGTGAGCGAGAAAACCATTGATGGCTACCGTACAAAGGTTTTTGAAAAGCTGGACGTCAAGACGCGTGTAGGTATGGTCATTCGCGCCGTGCAAGAAAAACTGGTGAAGCTTTGA